GGGACAGTTTCAGGGTCCCCCCTTGGGCGCGTCCGGATTGACATAGTCGAAGCGGGGAAAGCCTTCAGGGTATTTCGGCGCGTCAATCATCGCCGTGGCATGCCTCCACACGGGCTCCGTTGCTATCGAGGCGGACGCGGAAAGGATCAATCCGGCCAGGGCCAGCATGAAGGGGGCGATGCGGATGGTCATGGGTGCAGGTTCTCCGGTAGCGTCTTTCATTGCCCGAAGAATAGGACACTTCCGCGGCGCGTACAGGACCTGTTTGCGAAAACGGTAAAGTCAGGCAACAAAAAGCCGGGCACGAGGCCCGGCTTTTGCATTCTTCTGAAAGGCAGAGCCCTTAGTTGGCAGGTGCTGTGGTCTCTTCAGCTGGCGCTGCGGCCTCGGCAGGCGCTGCAGCAGCATCGGCGGGTGCTGCTGATGCGTCCGGCAGCGGTGCCGGCGTATCGGCCAGTGTGCGCAGATATGCCAGCAGATTGGCCCGGTCTTCGATCTTCTTCAGACCGGCAAAACCCATCGCCGTACCGGAAATGTATTTTTTCGGCGAGGTCAGGAAGTGGCTCAGATGATCATAATCCCAGTTCACCGTGCCGCCTTCGGAAAACTCGGTCATGGCCGCTGAATATTTGAAACCTTCATGAGTGGCCATCGGTCGATTGAC
This DNA window, taken from Hoeflea algicola, encodes the following:
- a CDS encoding c-type cytochrome — translated: MNSSYFNTAAGAFLGVLFVLMTLSIVSDGIFDAHEPETEGFAIEVAEGGGSESAPAEEAAPEEIAPLLASADPAKGEAVFKKCAACHSVDPSGANKVGPGLWDIVNRPMATHEGFKYSAAMTEFSEGGTVNWDYDHLSHFLTSPKKYISGTAMGFAGLKKIEDRANLLAYLRTLADTPAPLPDASAAPADAAAAPAEAAAPAEETTAPAN